The following proteins are encoded in a genomic region of Kineosporiaceae bacterium:
- a CDS encoding polysaccharide deacetylase family protein — MNRRLGKRGRFAALGTLVITLASTLLPSTAAQAATVRNLAPNPSVETRSGTRPSSWVQVTSGSNRRVFTYRSGGAHAGRRYVRTTVTQRTSGVAGWAFAPVAVRSGASYSYRDYYRGSASVLRARMTTTKGSVLYRTFPASAASRGWRAGGVTFTLPRGVTRLSMERVLTTTGTLDLDDVRLTLRSLPATPKPPAPAPAPAPEPTTPAPAPTTPAPVPATNGMVSITFDDGLTSQYDNAAPVLASHGLPATFYLISSNVGAGGYMSVSQAAALQGRGHELGSHSATHANLPSLSPSALTAELAGSKTALEANFGTIRSLAYPFGAYNTAVAAEAGKYYTTARTTDGGFNTRGAINRTALTMHYVLQGTDAATVAGWVEQAKNSGSWVILVYHGVAEGGDQYSVTPAAFAAQMAAVKASGIRAATVSAAYDAMS, encoded by the coding sequence GTGAACCGCCGACTCGGGAAGCGCGGGCGTTTCGCTGCGCTCGGCACACTCGTCATCACGCTGGCCTCGACCCTGCTGCCGAGCACGGCCGCGCAGGCTGCCACAGTACGGAATCTGGCACCCAACCCCTCCGTCGAGACCCGCTCGGGAACCCGACCGTCGTCCTGGGTGCAGGTCACCTCGGGCTCGAACCGCCGCGTCTTCACCTACCGTTCGGGCGGCGCCCACGCCGGCCGGCGGTACGTCCGCACCACGGTGACGCAGCGGACATCCGGCGTCGCCGGATGGGCCTTCGCGCCGGTCGCCGTCCGGTCCGGCGCCAGTTACAGCTACCGCGACTACTACCGTGGCTCGGCCAGCGTGCTGCGCGCCCGGATGACCACCACGAAGGGATCGGTGCTCTACCGCACCTTCCCGGCCTCCGCCGCCTCCCGGGGCTGGCGGGCCGGCGGTGTCACCTTCACCCTGCCCCGCGGCGTCACCCGCCTGAGCATGGAGCGGGTGCTCACCACGACGGGCACCCTCGACCTGGACGACGTCCGGCTGACCTTGCGCAGTCTGCCCGCCACCCCGAAACCACCGGCACCGGCGCCTGCGCCGGCCCCCGAGCCGACGACCCCCGCACCGGCACCGACCACCCCGGCCCCGGTCCCGGCCACCAACGGGATGGTCTCGATCACCTTCGACGACGGGCTGACCTCGCAGTACGACAACGCTGCCCCGGTGCTGGCCTCCCACGGATTGCCGGCCACGTTCTACCTGATCTCGAGCAATGTGGGTGCCGGTGGCTACATGTCGGTCTCCCAGGCCGCCGCCCTGCAGGGTCGAGGTCACGAACTGGGTTCGCACAGCGCCACGCACGCCAACCTGCCCTCGCTGTCGCCCAGCGCCCTGACCGCCGAACTGGCGGGCAGCAAGACAGCGCTGGAGGCCAACTTCGGCACCATCCGCTCGCTCGCCTATCCCTTCGGCGCCTACAACACCGCCGTGGCGGCCGAGGCCGGCAAGTACTACACGACCGCGCGCACCACCGATGGCGGGTTCAACACCCGGGGCGCGATCAACCGCACCGCGCTGACCATGCACTACGTCCTGCAGGGAACGGACGCCGCCACGGTGGCGGGGTGGGTGGAGCAGGCCAAGAACTCCGGCAGCTGGGTGATCCTGGTCTACCACGGGGTGGCCGAGGGCGGGGACCAGTACTCGGTCACGCCGGCCGCCTTCGCTGCGCAGATGGCGGCAGTGAAGGCCTCGGGGATCCGGGCCGCAACCGTCAGCGCGGCCTACGACGCCATGTCCTGA
- a CDS encoding response regulator produces the protein MVPSLRELPAHLASPDVKQPAPRADALCVKLSAALPPWLRTVARLTAFAVAYALLALLGRAMAFPSGTVAYGPASGLAMGVLRRTDARRWPAYLALQGATDVMVNRAFGLPLSTALALAAADGLQALLGAVLLRRLVARDLTSGSPRWVMRGLIPIAVVSAAVGGCIATAAVVLTSTIGVAAAEVWWSWVAAEAFGTVSVVPAVEVVYLWHRRRALPSVRELREGGAVVAAQIVLAAVSLGLLGHGDRLIEQPVLLLPPLFWAVVRLGPRWTALHLWCLNTALVWATATGHGPFTREPSEYLQRSSVQVFCLFSIVVCLIIAEIIASWERAEAGVRNRSWALENAIEGIAFIGQDGTFTTVNAAYGALLGCEADDLIGTDWYATVHPDDRHVLDELILQARCEGKAHALVRAVRRNGRTFKQEITLIAPDEPQPAALHCFVRDVSERQAAIDHLDQLFRLSPELLCLIGVDGRFVQLNPAWSERLGYPASELLGRSVLDLVHPEDADRTLLEIKRTLTGTEPRSFQNRCLTSAGIDVWLHWNCAVDDDRSVVYAVAHDITPTKLTEQALAHARDQALEASRLKSQFLATMSHEIRTPMNGVIGLSELLGATVMDPEQQRYVEGIRSAGTALLSVINDILDFSKIEAGRFVLDAMDFEVSTVIEEVVGLTGQAAHAKGLQLIIDVDPGLPARLCGDPNRLRQVLFNLVGNAIKFTAEGSVTIRLDRLDPAEAGLDALTEDADTDTRAGVETETRSRIAVQLEVSDTGLGMDATTVAKLFQPFTQADASTTRTYGGTGLGLAISRQLVEAMGGWISVQSAPGAGTTFRAAVPLTQVAASAEGDGEAARVLIVDDDEARRTALVGQVLGWSIAAEATGDPEHALDLLRQSASLGTPIETVVIEMNLTGTTGLRVADEIAAHPGIPAVRVVLLTSGEGIDESEARTAGVQAVLIKPVPAPVLRAALQAADRSQPTPGAPAAVETERPQSGGLLLLVEDNDINQTVAVGILQRLGYTVDVASDGVQALEMVAGRPYQAILMDCHMPRLDGYATTGELRRRPDVAHIPIIAMTAGAMKEDRDRCLQVGMDDYLSKPIRTHDLEVTLERWVGRVHEPDDVQPDAQPDVRPDAQPDVQPDAVRTPSRVSIPTQRRSSVSRRLDELTGDASPAEVELVQRIARSFLDRVPDLVTGLDAALAARDDALGHRLAHSLKGAAANLGADDLARVCQQIEQLAEQGLHDQALVERERLDPALDRACSEISGYLDAQPVG, from the coding sequence GTGGTCCCCTCCCTCAGGGAACTGCCGGCCCATCTGGCATCGCCTGATGTCAAGCAGCCTGCGCCGAGGGCCGATGCCCTGTGCGTGAAGCTGTCGGCTGCCCTTCCGCCCTGGCTGCGCACTGTTGCCCGGCTGACCGCCTTCGCGGTGGCTTATGCGCTGTTGGCCCTGCTGGGCCGGGCGATGGCGTTCCCCAGCGGGACGGTGGCCTACGGCCCGGCGTCCGGCTTGGCCATGGGGGTCTTGCGGCGCACCGACGCGCGGCGTTGGCCGGCCTATCTGGCGCTCCAGGGCGCCACCGACGTCATGGTCAACCGAGCCTTCGGCCTGCCGCTCAGTACGGCGCTGGCATTGGCCGCCGCCGACGGGTTGCAGGCTCTGCTCGGCGCCGTCCTGTTGCGCCGACTCGTGGCCCGCGATCTGACCTCCGGCTCGCCCCGGTGGGTGATGCGCGGGCTGATCCCGATCGCCGTGGTCTCGGCGGCGGTGGGGGGCTGCATCGCGACCGCCGCTGTGGTGCTGACCTCGACGATTGGTGTCGCCGCGGCCGAGGTGTGGTGGTCGTGGGTGGCCGCCGAGGCGTTCGGCACCGTGAGCGTGGTGCCGGCCGTCGAAGTGGTGTACCTGTGGCATCGCCGCCGTGCGCTGCCGTCGGTCCGAGAACTGCGGGAGGGCGGGGCGGTCGTCGCGGCCCAGATCGTGCTCGCCGCGGTCTCCCTCGGATTGCTGGGGCACGGCGACCGCCTGATCGAGCAGCCGGTACTGCTGTTGCCGCCGTTGTTCTGGGCCGTGGTCCGGCTGGGGCCGCGATGGACGGCCCTCCACCTGTGGTGCCTGAACACCGCCCTGGTGTGGGCGACGGCGACGGGTCACGGACCGTTCACCCGCGAACCCTCCGAGTACCTGCAACGCTCGTCGGTGCAGGTGTTCTGCCTGTTCAGCATCGTGGTGTGTCTGATCATCGCCGAGATCATCGCCAGCTGGGAGCGGGCCGAGGCCGGCGTGCGCAACCGGTCCTGGGCGCTGGAGAACGCGATCGAGGGCATCGCCTTCATCGGCCAGGACGGCACCTTCACCACCGTGAACGCCGCCTACGGCGCCCTGCTCGGCTGCGAGGCCGACGACCTGATCGGCACCGACTGGTACGCCACGGTGCACCCCGATGACCGGCACGTGCTGGACGAGCTCATCCTGCAGGCTCGCTGCGAGGGCAAGGCCCACGCCCTGGTGCGGGCGGTGCGCCGCAACGGTAGGACGTTCAAGCAGGAGATCACCCTGATCGCCCCTGACGAACCCCAGCCGGCGGCCCTGCACTGCTTCGTGCGGGACGTCAGTGAGCGGCAGGCGGCGATCGATCACCTCGACCAGTTGTTCCGGCTCTCACCGGAGCTGCTCTGCCTGATCGGGGTCGACGGCCGTTTCGTGCAGCTCAATCCGGCGTGGTCGGAGCGGCTGGGCTATCCGGCGTCCGAACTGCTCGGGCGCAGTGTCCTCGACCTGGTGCACCCCGAGGACGCAGATCGGACCCTGCTGGAGATCAAGCGGACGCTGACCGGCACCGAACCCCGGAGCTTTCAGAACCGCTGCCTGACCTCGGCGGGGATCGATGTGTGGCTGCACTGGAACTGTGCTGTGGACGACGACCGCTCCGTGGTCTACGCGGTCGCCCACGACATCACCCCCACCAAGCTCACCGAACAGGCCCTGGCTCATGCCCGGGACCAGGCCCTCGAGGCCTCTCGGTTGAAATCGCAGTTCCTGGCGACGATGAGCCACGAGATCAGGACCCCGATGAACGGGGTGATCGGGCTGTCCGAGCTGCTCGGCGCCACCGTGATGGACCCGGAGCAGCAGCGCTATGTCGAGGGCATCCGTTCGGCCGGAACCGCGCTGCTCAGCGTGATCAACGACATCCTCGACTTCTCCAAGATCGAGGCGGGCCGGTTCGTGCTGGACGCCATGGACTTCGAGGTCTCGACGGTGATCGAGGAGGTCGTCGGCCTCACCGGCCAGGCAGCCCATGCCAAGGGGCTACAGCTGATCATCGACGTCGATCCCGGCCTGCCCGCGCGGTTGTGCGGCGACCCGAACCGGTTGCGCCAGGTGTTGTTCAACCTGGTCGGCAATGCGATCAAGTTCACCGCCGAGGGCTCGGTGACGATCAGACTGGACCGGCTCGACCCGGCCGAGGCGGGGCTGGACGCGCTCACCGAGGACGCCGACACCGATACCCGTGCCGGTGTCGAGACCGAGACCCGATCCCGCATCGCGGTTCAGCTCGAGGTCAGTGACACCGGGCTGGGGATGGACGCCACCACCGTGGCGAAGCTGTTCCAACCGTTCACCCAGGCCGACGCCTCGACCACGCGCACCTACGGCGGCACCGGCCTGGGCCTGGCGATCAGCCGCCAGCTGGTGGAGGCCATGGGCGGCTGGATCTCGGTCCAGAGCGCCCCGGGAGCGGGTACCACCTTCCGTGCCGCGGTGCCGCTGACCCAGGTCGCGGCCTCGGCGGAAGGTGACGGCGAGGCGGCCCGGGTCTTGATCGTGGACGACGACGAGGCCCGCCGGACGGCGCTGGTCGGCCAGGTGCTCGGCTGGTCGATCGCGGCCGAGGCCACCGGTGACCCGGAGCATGCCCTCGACCTGTTGCGGCAGTCGGCCTCGCTCGGCACGCCGATCGAGACCGTGGTGATCGAGATGAACCTGACGGGCACGACGGGTCTGAGAGTGGCCGACGAGATCGCCGCTCACCCGGGAATCCCTGCCGTCCGGGTGGTTCTGCTGACCTCGGGGGAGGGCATCGACGAGAGCGAGGCCCGCACCGCCGGCGTCCAGGCAGTGCTGATCAAACCTGTTCCGGCGCCGGTTCTGCGGGCTGCGCTCCAGGCGGCCGATCGGTCGCAGCCGACCCCCGGGGCGCCGGCGGCGGTCGAGACCGAACGTCCGCAGTCGGGGGGACTGCTGCTGCTGGTGGAGGACAACGACATCAACCAGACGGTGGCCGTCGGGATCCTGCAACGACTGGGTTACACCGTGGACGTCGCCTCGGACGGTGTCCAGGCGCTGGAGATGGTCGCCGGTCGGCCCTACCAGGCGATCCTGATGGACTGTCACATGCCGCGGCTGGACGGATACGCCACCACGGGCGAACTGCGCCGCCGACCGGACGTCGCCCACATCCCGATCATCGCGATGACCGCCGGGGCGATGAAGGAGGATCGCGACCGGTGCCTGCAGGTCGGTATGGACGACTACCTGTCCAAGCCGATCCGGACGCACGATCTCGAGGTCACCCTGGAACGGTGGGTGGGCCGGGTTCACGAGCCGGACGACGTCCAGCCCGACGCCCAGCCCGACGTCCGGCCCGATGCCCAGCCCGATGTCCAGCCCGACGCTGTGCGCACGCCGAGCCGAGTGTCGATTCCGACCCAGCGGCGATCCTCGGTGTCGAGGCGCTTGGACGAGCTCACGGGCGATGCCTCACCGGCCGAGGTCGAGCTGGTGCAACGGATCGCCCGGTCGTTCCTCGATCGTGTCCCGGATCTGGTGACCGGGCTGGACGCGGCCTTGGCTGCGCGGGACGACGCGCTCGGGCACCGTCTGGCCCACAGCCTCAAGGGCGCGGCGGCCAACCTCGGTGCGGACGATCTCGCGCGGGTGTGTCAGCAGATCGAGCAGCTGGCCGAGCAGGGTCTGCACGATCAGGCCCTGGTCGAGCGCGAACGGCTCGACCCGGCACTGGACCGGGCCTGCTCCGAGATCTCGGGCTACCTGGACGCTCAGCCGGTCGGCTGA
- a CDS encoding HEAT repeat domain-containing protein, with translation MVDANGGLVLLLTEILTVLVVLMVLATAGVRGWRRRRERSRLEAEAVARPLILAALDAEVSAGEEGEEPPAVSHLVGRYLDSMASAMAGKLRGGDRAVLVDLLRRRGTVDAARRNCRSILTSRRLRAVELLGSLGLADAVPELVARLDDSDDEVRRAAVRALGRTASTDAVPALLALLDAPNRRESEHYITLALLRMGPAAVGRLTSALRTHGPRGRCAAAKVLGWLGEPSAVAPLQHSLDDGDPAVRAAAVEALGRIGLPTPAGAMRELLSSAQPVAVRQAAATALGRLGDPRSADVLTGLLVGETHVLARAAAGSLALLGPKGVTALRGWAHVPEAAEVLIGRGEVDAGDVPAAASGAASTMEVSG, from the coding sequence ATGGTCGACGCCAACGGCGGCCTGGTCCTGCTCCTCACCGAGATCTTGACCGTGCTCGTCGTCCTGATGGTGCTCGCCACCGCCGGGGTGCGGGGATGGCGGCGCCGGCGGGAGCGATCCCGGCTCGAGGCCGAGGCCGTCGCCCGCCCACTGATCCTGGCCGCCCTGGATGCGGAGGTCTCGGCCGGCGAGGAGGGCGAGGAGCCGCCTGCAGTGAGCCACCTGGTCGGTCGCTATCTGGACTCCATGGCCTCCGCCATGGCCGGCAAGCTGCGCGGCGGCGATCGCGCCGTGCTCGTCGACCTGCTGCGCCGACGGGGCACTGTGGACGCCGCCCGCCGGAACTGCCGTTCGATCCTGACCTCCCGGCGGCTGCGGGCCGTCGAACTCCTGGGCAGCCTCGGGTTGGCGGATGCCGTCCCCGAGTTGGTCGCTCGGCTGGACGACTCGGACGACGAGGTGCGCCGCGCCGCGGTGCGTGCTCTCGGCCGCACCGCCTCGACGGACGCCGTCCCCGCCCTGCTCGCGCTGCTGGACGCCCCGAACCGGCGCGAGTCGGAGCACTACATCACCCTCGCCCTGCTGCGCATGGGGCCGGCGGCCGTGGGGCGATTGACCTCCGCGCTGCGGACCCACGGACCGCGCGGACGATGCGCTGCGGCCAAGGTGCTCGGCTGGCTCGGCGAGCCCTCGGCGGTCGCTCCGCTGCAGCACTCGCTGGACGACGGCGACCCCGCAGTGCGGGCCGCCGCGGTCGAGGCCCTCGGGCGAATCGGTCTGCCCACTCCCGCAGGTGCGATGCGCGAGTTGCTCTCATCGGCCCAACCGGTTGCGGTGCGACAGGCTGCGGCGACCGCCCTCGGCCGGCTGGGCGACCCGCGCAGTGCGGACGTCCTGACCGGGCTCCTGGTGGGCGAGACCCACGTGTTGGCCCGCGCCGCGGCCGGGTCACTGGCGCTGCTGGGGCCGAAGGGCGTGACCGCGCTACGGGGTTGGGCTCATGTGCCGGAGGCTGCCGAGGTCCTCATCGGCCGCGGCGAGGTCGATGCCGGCGACGTACCGGCAGCTGCCTCAGGTGCCGCCTCGACCATGGAGGTGTCCGGATGA
- a CDS encoding response regulator: MASILVVDDDPDICALLEFKLSSGGHEVSVEHDGEAALAALEQQQVDLVLLDWMMPRMGGLEVCLAMRADDRYSHIPVLMLTAKAQEADVQRGLAAGADDYILKPFSPREVAARIDASLARAVR; this comes from the coding sequence ATGGCCTCGATCCTCGTCGTGGACGACGACCCCGACATCTGTGCTCTGCTCGAGTTCAAACTGTCCAGCGGCGGCCACGAAGTATCGGTCGAACACGATGGAGAGGCGGCGCTGGCAGCGCTCGAACAGCAGCAGGTCGACCTGGTGTTGCTCGACTGGATGATGCCGCGCATGGGCGGGCTCGAGGTGTGCCTGGCCATGCGTGCCGATGACCGCTACTCCCACATCCCGGTGCTGATGCTCACCGCCAAGGCCCAGGAGGCCGACGTCCAGCGTGGCCTCGCGGCCGGTGCGGACGACTACATCCTCAAGCCGTTCAGCCCGCGCGAGGTGGCTGCCCGCATCGACGCGTCGCTGGCACGGGCGGTGCGCTGA
- a CDS encoding glycosyltransferase: protein MICTLDADSVLEPDALLHIARPLVEQPDDVVAAGGVVRPSNGMVLRRGTIESVTLPRRLIVRAQIVEYLRAFMLGRIGWSWLNSVLIISGAFGAFRREDVVALGGLHPESLGQDADLVASLHHMLRRQKRKDYKVVIVPQAVCWSEAPQHRRDLRRQRRRWAHGLGQVLWHQRSAMLRPRFGRFGLLVLPYHVLFEMLGPVVEVLGLPAVLAAWWLGLLNPLYALTVFAMAIGFGMLVSLSAVLIDEVSERHYDRWRDLVALILAALWETTALRVMMSWWRVQGLTDAMRRRRSAWASMPRVGFSRAH from the coding sequence TTGATCTGCACCCTGGACGCCGACTCGGTCCTCGAGCCGGATGCCCTGCTGCACATCGCGCGCCCCCTGGTGGAACAACCCGACGACGTGGTGGCTGCCGGCGGGGTGGTGCGCCCCTCCAACGGCATGGTGTTGCGCCGGGGCACGATCGAGTCGGTCACCCTGCCGCGGCGACTGATCGTGCGTGCCCAGATCGTGGAGTACCTGAGGGCGTTCATGCTCGGCCGGATCGGCTGGAGCTGGCTCAACAGCGTGCTGATCATCTCCGGCGCCTTCGGGGCCTTCCGCCGTGAGGACGTGGTGGCACTGGGCGGGTTGCACCCCGAGAGCCTCGGACAGGACGCCGACCTGGTCGCCTCGCTGCATCACATGTTGCGTCGGCAGAAGCGCAAGGACTACAAGGTCGTGATCGTGCCACAGGCGGTCTGCTGGAGCGAGGCGCCGCAACATCGTCGCGACCTGCGTCGGCAACGCCGGCGATGGGCTCACGGGTTGGGTCAGGTGCTCTGGCACCAGCGCTCGGCGATGCTGCGGCCACGATTCGGCCGCTTCGGGCTGCTCGTGCTGCCGTACCACGTGCTGTTCGAGATGCTCGGCCCGGTGGTCGAGGTGCTCGGCCTGCCGGCCGTGCTGGCGGCCTGGTGGCTGGGGCTGCTCAACCCGCTGTACGCCCTGACCGTCTTTGCCATGGCCATCGGTTTCGGCATGCTCGTCTCGCTGTCCGCGGTGCTGATCGACGAGGTGTCCGAGCGGCACTACGACCGGTGGCGTGACCTCGTTGCGCTGATCCTGGCGGCGTTGTGGGAGACCACGGCGTTGCGGGTGATGATGTCGTGGTGGCGAGTGCAGGGCCTGACCGATGCGATGCGCCGGCGGCGTTCGGCCTGGGCGTCGATGCCCCGAGTGGGCTTCTCCCGCGCCCACTGA
- a CDS encoding TetR family transcriptional regulator, with amino-acid sequence MASPPARSEPETASSQVRERIAAAGRELFTAQGYENTTVEAIAERAGVARRTFFRHFRAKDDVVFPDHERVAQMVQAHLDALGDVPPLRAVCSGARMVLRSYVEDAAVSIQRYQLTRTVPALRDREIAWVSRYTRLFSTYLQVRLGEGAQAALAAEVAAAAIVAAHNHVLRGWLTSGGGADPFADLEQAFDWVVARLQPSSEASGAGEPENVVVAVFRAGDPLGDVMQRISRSL; translated from the coding sequence ATGGCCAGCCCTCCCGCGCGGAGCGAGCCCGAGACGGCGTCGTCCCAGGTGCGCGAACGGATCGCCGCTGCCGGTCGGGAGCTGTTCACCGCCCAGGGCTACGAGAACACCACCGTCGAGGCCATCGCCGAACGGGCGGGCGTGGCGCGGCGGACCTTCTTCCGCCACTTCCGGGCCAAGGACGACGTCGTCTTCCCCGATCACGAGCGAGTGGCCCAGATGGTGCAGGCGCACCTGGACGCCCTGGGTGACGTCCCGCCGTTGCGTGCGGTGTGCAGCGGGGCGCGGATGGTCCTGCGCAGTTACGTCGAGGACGCCGCCGTCTCGATCCAGCGGTACCAGCTGACCCGGACCGTGCCCGCGTTGCGCGATCGTGAGATCGCCTGGGTCTCGCGCTACACCCGCCTGTTCAGCACGTACCTGCAGGTGCGGCTGGGGGAGGGGGCACAGGCGGCGCTGGCCGCGGAGGTCGCAGCCGCGGCGATCGTGGCGGCCCACAATCACGTGCTGCGCGGCTGGCTGACCAGTGGCGGGGGCGCCGACCCGTTCGCCGATCTGGAGCAGGCGTTCGACTGGGTCGTGGCCCGGTTGCAGCCCTCGTCGGAGGCTTCGGGAGCGGGCGAGCCGGAGAACGTGGTGGTCGCCGTGTTCCGGGCCGGCGATCCGCTCGGCGATGTGATGCAACGCATATCCCGCTCTCTGTGA
- a CDS encoding response regulator, with the protein MTTALVVDDDPDLRQLMLTVLDRAGYDVWAESDGGAALASALKLRPDVVLLDWLMPVRSGIEVCQALRAEATLAHTAVIMVTARDTESDLEWGYACGADDYVVKPFLTSDLVHRVERAIAHRAAIIGTGQPTG; encoded by the coding sequence ATGACGACTGCCCTGGTGGTGGACGACGATCCCGACCTGCGCCAGCTCATGCTCACGGTGCTCGATCGAGCCGGCTATGACGTGTGGGCCGAGTCGGACGGCGGGGCAGCCCTGGCATCGGCCCTGAAGCTGCGCCCGGACGTCGTCCTGCTGGACTGGCTCATGCCGGTGCGATCGGGCATCGAGGTGTGCCAGGCGCTGCGCGCCGAGGCCACGTTGGCGCACACCGCCGTGATCATGGTGACGGCCCGGGACACCGAGAGCGACCTCGAGTGGGGTTACGCCTGCGGCGCCGACGACTACGTGGTCAAGCCGTTCCTGACCAGCGACCTGGTCCACCGGGTGGAACGGGCCATCGCCCACCGCGCGGCCATCATCGGGACGGGTCAGCCGACCGGCTGA